Proteins from a single region of Metallibacterium scheffleri:
- a CDS encoding ATP-binding protein translates to MLLEREGPLMELTRLARRAAEGQGGTVMVMGEAGIGKTELLRAFAQQHRARRVLWGYCEPLSAPRPLGPLQDMATLLDGELAALIDAGAPPPRVFARLLESLQHAPAPSVLIFEDVHWADAATLDLIRYLGRRLPALPALLILSLRSDEVAPDHPLARLPGDLPAAALSRIDLAPLSAAAVAMLAQQVGGDGDALHRVTAGNPFFVTEVLAASDIAGAALPVTVRDAVWARLARLDAQERWMLDLISVVPGAVERALWTALRAEDVAAAERCIARGILVRDAAGALAFRHELARQAVLAQLAPEEQRHLHAHVLALLERHAPMVHASLAQLAHHAGAAADVQRVLALAPRAAAEAAALGAHRQAAQQLQMALRFVAQAPAALAAQLYQDWAYEAGLSACIDDAVIAARHQAIALWRGLGRADKVGHNLRWLSRLHWYRGEGRQAEAYADAAVRELEALPASAELAMAYSVRSQLHMLHNRFALAIEWGARALALAEQVGDIETRVHALNNIGIAQLSDTNSDPGGQAKLEHSLQLALMHGYHEHAARAYTNLGEHAVECKDFAQAERVLAEGIAFDRRHDLEVWIHYLIGCQARLRLEEGRLHEAETMARCILAKTTLSVVERLPAMYVLGRAQVRLGEGSGTDVLHEALHQALPMAEPQRTVPPRLALIEAAWLAQDTEACAAQLSALEATIDARLDPWEYGEMAVWRRRLQMPLAMLADRPHAEPWAAELRGDMAAAAAAWLQLGMPCEAAIALMQVRGAGAGEALLRAMHLLQPTGAQALIDCLRRLARERGVESALPRPRRGPYSVARAHPLGLTRREAQVLQLLCAGHGNQAIARQLSRSPRTIEHHIASVYAKYGVDNRAELLLRLHGEPWLLQAAGASASASEK, encoded by the coding sequence ATGCTGCTGGAGCGCGAAGGCCCGTTGATGGAATTGACGCGTCTCGCCCGGCGCGCCGCGGAGGGGCAGGGCGGCACCGTGATGGTGATGGGCGAGGCGGGCATCGGCAAAACCGAGCTGTTGCGCGCATTCGCGCAGCAGCATCGCGCGCGGCGCGTGCTGTGGGGCTACTGCGAGCCGTTGTCCGCGCCGCGTCCGCTGGGGCCGCTGCAGGACATGGCGACGCTGCTGGACGGTGAGCTGGCGGCGCTGATCGACGCGGGTGCGCCGCCGCCGCGCGTCTTCGCCAGGCTGCTCGAGAGTCTGCAGCATGCGCCGGCGCCGAGCGTGCTGATTTTCGAGGACGTGCACTGGGCTGATGCGGCCACGCTCGATCTGATCCGCTACCTGGGGCGCCGCCTGCCGGCGCTGCCGGCGCTGCTGATCCTGAGCCTGCGCAGCGACGAGGTGGCACCCGATCACCCCTTGGCGCGTCTGCCCGGTGATCTCCCCGCGGCCGCGCTGTCGCGCATCGATCTGGCGCCGCTTTCCGCTGCCGCGGTCGCCATGTTGGCGCAGCAGGTTGGTGGCGATGGCGACGCGTTGCATCGCGTCACCGCCGGCAATCCGTTTTTCGTGACCGAAGTGCTGGCGGCGTCAGACATTGCCGGAGCCGCGTTGCCGGTCACCGTGCGCGATGCGGTGTGGGCGCGGCTGGCGCGACTGGATGCGCAGGAGCGCTGGATGCTCGATCTGATCAGCGTGGTTCCAGGCGCCGTGGAGCGTGCGCTGTGGACCGCGCTGCGCGCCGAGGATGTGGCCGCGGCCGAGCGCTGCATCGCGCGCGGCATCCTGGTGCGCGATGCAGCGGGCGCGCTGGCGTTTCGGCACGAGCTGGCACGCCAGGCGGTGCTGGCGCAACTGGCGCCCGAGGAGCAGCGCCACCTGCATGCGCATGTGCTGGCCCTGCTCGAGCGGCACGCGCCGATGGTTCATGCGTCCCTGGCGCAGTTGGCGCATCACGCCGGCGCGGCCGCGGATGTCCAACGTGTATTGGCGCTGGCGCCGCGCGCCGCCGCCGAGGCGGCGGCACTGGGCGCGCATCGACAGGCGGCGCAGCAACTGCAGATGGCCCTGCGTTTCGTGGCGCAGGCACCTGCGGCATTGGCCGCCCAGCTTTATCAGGACTGGGCCTATGAAGCTGGGCTGTCGGCGTGCATCGACGACGCGGTGATCGCGGCGCGGCACCAGGCTATCGCGTTGTGGCGTGGGCTCGGGCGTGCCGACAAGGTGGGGCACAACCTGCGCTGGCTGTCGCGCCTGCACTGGTATCGCGGTGAGGGGCGGCAGGCCGAGGCGTACGCCGACGCGGCGGTGCGCGAGCTGGAAGCGTTGCCCGCCAGCGCCGAACTGGCGATGGCCTACAGCGTGCGTTCGCAATTGCACATGTTGCACAATCGCTTCGCATTGGCCATTGAATGGGGAGCGCGCGCACTCGCCCTGGCTGAGCAGGTCGGCGACATCGAAACGCGCGTGCATGCACTCAACAATATTGGCATTGCCCAATTGTCGGATACCAACAGCGACCCTGGGGGGCAGGCAAAGCTCGAACACAGTTTGCAGTTGGCGTTGATGCACGGGTATCACGAGCACGCCGCGCGTGCGTATACCAATCTCGGCGAGCATGCGGTGGAGTGCAAGGATTTTGCCCAGGCCGAGCGCGTGCTTGCGGAGGGCATCGCGTTCGATCGCCGTCATGACCTGGAAGTCTGGATCCACTATCTGATCGGATGCCAGGCACGACTGCGCCTGGAAGAGGGGCGGCTGCACGAAGCCGAGACCATGGCGCGATGCATTCTCGCGAAGACGACGCTGAGTGTGGTCGAGCGCCTGCCGGCCATGTATGTACTGGGCAGGGCGCAGGTAAGGCTCGGTGAGGGCAGCGGAACGGATGTGCTGCACGAGGCGCTGCACCAAGCGCTGCCCATGGCCGAGCCGCAGCGCACGGTGCCGCCGCGCCTGGCCTTGATCGAAGCCGCATGGCTGGCGCAGGACACAGAAGCATGCGCCGCGCAACTTTCGGCCCTGGAAGCGACCATTGATGCGCGACTCGACCCTTGGGAATACGGCGAGATGGCCGTGTGGCGCCGGCGGTTGCAGATGCCACTGGCCATGCTGGCAGACCGCCCCCACGCCGAGCCGTGGGCCGCCGAGTTGCGTGGTGACATGGCGGCGGCGGCCGCGGCTTGGCTGCAACTGGGCATGCCATGCGAGGCCGCAATCGCACTCATGCAGGTGCGCGGCGCGGGCGCGGGCGAAGCCCTGCTGCGCGCCATGCATCTGCTGCAGCCCACCGGCGCGCAGGCGCTGATCGATTGCCTGCGCCGGCTGGCGCGTGAACGCGGTGTCGAATCCGCGCTGCCACGCCCGCGGCGCGGACCGTACAGCGTCGCGCGCGCGCATCCGCTGGGGCTGACGCGACGCGAGGCGCAGGTGCTCCAGCTGCTCTGCGCGGGTCATGGCAATCAGGCGATCGCGCGGCAGCTCTCGCGCTCGCCGCGCACCATCGAGCACCACATCGCCAGCGTCTACGCCAAGTACGGCGTCGACAACCGCGCCGAGTTGCTGCTGCGACTGCACGGTGAGCCTTGGCTGCTGCAGGCGGCCGGCGCGAGCGCCTCGGCGTCTGAAAAATAG
- the rho gene encoding transcription termination factor Rho codes for MSDTDAKTPDEATRPSATPVAANPSSPGPDASAPDNASGASGAAPREARDNNRDRRHRRNRNDRERTRNSGGRAPGPGLPRDDFDEDAEDNTPRDPSRLINLTELKRKPAAALLDFAETLGVHEGVARARKQDVIFNILKAHARSGGSIWSEGVLEIMQDGYGFLRSADESYLAGPDDVYVSPSQIRRYNLRTGDYITGLVRHPREGERYFALSKVDDINGEPTEASKNKFLFENLTPLFPRKAFKLERGNGSSEDITGRILDLIAPVGKGQRGLIVSPPKAGKTMMLQNVAQAIVHNHPEAHLIILLIDERPEEVTEMQRSVRAEVISSTFDEPAVRHVQVAEMVIERAKRLVEHKKDVVILLDSITRLARAYNTVVPSSGKVLTGGVDANALQRPKRFFGAARNVEEGGSLTILATALIDTGSKMDEVIYEEFKGTGNAEIHLDRRIGEKRVYPAININRSGTRREELLIDADLLQKVWILRKLLHPMDELAAMEFMLEKMKNTKTNDEFFGAMKRG; via the coding sequence GTGTCCGATACTGACGCCAAGACCCCCGACGAGGCCACGCGCCCGTCCGCGACTCCGGTCGCAGCCAATCCTTCCTCACCCGGCCCCGATGCCAGTGCGCCCGACAATGCGTCCGGCGCATCCGGTGCAGCGCCGCGCGAGGCGCGCGACAACAATCGTGATCGCCGCCATCGGCGCAATCGCAACGATCGTGAGCGCACCCGCAACTCGGGCGGCCGTGCACCCGGACCCGGTTTGCCGCGCGATGATTTCGACGAGGACGCCGAAGACAACACGCCGCGCGATCCGTCGCGGCTGATCAACCTCACCGAGCTGAAACGCAAACCCGCCGCCGCGCTGCTGGACTTCGCCGAAACCCTTGGCGTGCACGAGGGCGTGGCCCGCGCGCGCAAGCAGGATGTCATCTTCAACATCCTCAAGGCGCATGCGCGCAGCGGCGGCAGCATCTGGAGCGAAGGCGTGCTGGAGATCATGCAGGACGGCTACGGCTTCCTGCGCTCGGCCGACGAGTCCTACCTGGCCGGCCCCGACGATGTGTACGTGAGCCCCAGCCAGATCCGCCGCTACAACCTGCGCACCGGCGACTACATCACCGGCTTGGTGCGCCACCCGCGCGAAGGCGAGCGCTACTTCGCGCTGTCCAAGGTCGACGACATCAACGGCGAGCCGACCGAGGCGTCGAAGAACAAGTTCCTGTTCGAGAACCTCACCCCGCTGTTCCCGCGCAAGGCGTTCAAGCTCGAACGCGGCAACGGCTCCAGCGAGGACATCACCGGCCGTATCCTTGACCTGATCGCACCCGTCGGCAAGGGCCAGCGCGGCCTGATCGTGTCGCCGCCCAAGGCCGGCAAGACCATGATGCTGCAGAACGTGGCCCAGGCCATCGTGCACAACCACCCCGAGGCGCACCTGATCATCCTGCTGATCGACGAGCGTCCCGAGGAAGTCACCGAGATGCAACGCAGCGTGCGCGCCGAGGTGATCAGCTCGACCTTCGACGAGCCGGCCGTGCGCCACGTACAGGTCGCCGAGATGGTGATTGAGCGCGCCAAGCGCCTGGTCGAACACAAGAAGGACGTGGTCATCCTGCTCGACTCCATCACCCGCCTCGCGCGCGCCTACAACACCGTGGTGCCCAGCTCCGGCAAGGTGCTCACCGGCGGCGTCGATGCCAACGCGCTGCAACGGCCCAAGCGCTTCTTCGGTGCCGCGCGCAACGTCGAGGAGGGCGGCTCGCTGACCATCCTCGCCACCGCGCTGATCGACACCGGCAGCAAGATGGACGAGGTGATCTACGAGGAGTTCAAGGGTACCGGCAACGCCGAGATCCACCTCGACCGCCGCATCGGCGAGAAGCGCGTCTACCCGGCGATCAACATCAACCGCTCCGGCACGCGCCGCGAGGAACTGCTGATCGATGCCGACCTGCTGCAGAAGGTGTGGATCCTGCGCAAGCTGCTGCACCCGATGGACGAACTCGCGGCGATGGAGTTCATGCTCGAGAAGATGAAGAACACCAAGACCAACGACGAGTTCTTCGGCGCGATGAAGCGCGGCTGA
- the trxA gene encoding thioredoxin, which yields MSDNITHVTDSDFDAQVLHAATPVLVDFWATWCGPCRAIAPTLEDIAAEYQGRIKVAKVDVDNNQKTAIAYNIRSIPTLMLFKDGKVAGTQMGAVPKSAIAKFVEQAL from the coding sequence GTGAGCGACAACATCACCCACGTGACCGATAGCGATTTCGACGCCCAGGTCTTGCACGCCGCCACGCCCGTGCTGGTCGACTTCTGGGCGACGTGGTGCGGCCCCTGCCGCGCGATTGCCCCGACGCTCGAAGACATCGCCGCCGAGTATCAAGGCCGCATCAAGGTGGCCAAGGTCGACGTGGACAACAACCAGAAAACCGCCATCGCCTACAACATTCGCAGTATCCCGACGCTGATGCTGTTCAAGGACGGCAAGGTCGCCGGCACGCAGATGGGTGCGGTGCCCAAGTCGGCCATCGCCAAGTTCGTCGAGCAGGCGCTGTAA
- a CDS encoding DEAD/DEAH box helicase produces the protein MADQVLTDTFFEQFDLHPTLAQGLADCGFTRCTPIQALTLPVALTGRDVAGQAQTGTGKTAAFLVAVFNRLLTRPALAERRPEDPRALILAPTRELAIQIEKDARAIGRHTGLRLALIYGGTDYDRQRELLKSGCDVIIATPGRLIDYFKQQVFTLRAVDAMVVDEADRMFDLGFIKDIYFLFRRLPPREQRQSMLFSATLSQRVLELAYEHMNEPEKLAVESEHITADRVRQRVYFPAKEEKIPLLLNLLQQADTSRSIVFVNTKIAAERVTERLQRQGILAGTLSGDVPQKKREKLLARFQQGQLEALVATDVAARGLHIEGVSHVFNYDLPQDAEDYVHRIGRTARLGAAGDAVSFACDLYAVSLPDIETYIGQKIPVATVSPELLIAPKPRRSAAQMAAHAGDDAEGEADAAGVGVATKNSTPRTRQRGPRSSTPRRAERSVEQRAAPRVAKPESSIAPTPLVVAPAPVAAAAAGAVAGDAMPRKRRRRGGRGRRHEVEASKAAVAAAAPSAASTHVPAMRRHEPRTAAHSGEPGAAHVHAPKPGFLRRIARLFRKR, from the coding sequence ATGGCCGATCAAGTCCTAACTGATACATTCTTCGAGCAGTTCGATCTGCATCCCACGTTGGCGCAGGGTCTGGCCGATTGCGGCTTCACCCGCTGCACGCCGATCCAGGCGCTGACTCTGCCAGTGGCGTTGACCGGACGTGATGTCGCTGGTCAGGCGCAAACCGGTACTGGCAAGACCGCGGCATTCCTGGTCGCGGTGTTCAACCGCCTGCTGACGCGCCCGGCGCTGGCCGAGCGCCGGCCCGAAGACCCGCGCGCGCTGATCCTGGCGCCGACGCGCGAGTTGGCCATCCAGATCGAAAAAGACGCCCGCGCCATTGGCCGCCATACCGGCCTGCGTCTGGCATTGATCTACGGCGGCACCGATTACGACCGCCAGCGCGAGCTGCTGAAATCGGGTTGTGACGTGATCATCGCCACGCCCGGACGTCTGATTGATTACTTCAAGCAGCAGGTATTCACCCTGCGCGCCGTCGATGCGATGGTGGTCGACGAAGCCGATCGCATGTTCGATCTGGGCTTCATCAAGGATATCTATTTCCTGTTCCGCCGCCTGCCGCCGCGCGAGCAGCGCCAGAGCATGCTGTTCTCGGCCACGCTCAGCCAGCGCGTGCTGGAACTGGCCTACGAGCACATGAACGAGCCGGAAAAACTCGCGGTGGAGAGCGAACATATCACCGCTGATCGCGTGCGCCAGCGCGTGTACTTTCCGGCCAAGGAAGAAAAAATCCCGCTGCTGCTGAACCTGCTGCAGCAGGCCGATACATCGCGCAGCATCGTGTTCGTCAACACCAAGATCGCCGCCGAGCGCGTGACCGAGCGTCTGCAGCGCCAGGGCATCCTCGCCGGCACGCTGTCCGGCGACGTGCCGCAGAAGAAGCGCGAAAAGCTGCTGGCGCGTTTCCAGCAAGGCCAGTTGGAGGCGCTGGTTGCCACCGATGTGGCCGCGCGCGGTTTGCACATCGAGGGCGTCAGCCACGTCTTCAATTACGACCTGCCGCAGGACGCCGAGGATTATGTGCACCGCATCGGCCGCACCGCGCGTCTGGGTGCCGCGGGCGATGCAGTCAGCTTCGCCTGCGATTTGTACGCGGTGTCGCTGCCCGATATCGAGACCTACATCGGCCAGAAGATTCCTGTCGCCACGGTGTCGCCGGAATTGCTGATCGCGCCCAAGCCGCGCCGCAGCGCCGCGCAGATGGCCGCGCATGCCGGCGACGATGCCGAGGGCGAGGCTGACGCAGCCGGGGTCGGCGTCGCAACCAAGAACAGTACACCACGCACGCGCCAACGCGGGCCGCGCAGCAGCACGCCGCGCCGCGCCGAACGCAGCGTCGAGCAGCGCGCCGCGCCGCGTGTCGCCAAGCCGGAAAGTTCCATCGCGCCCACGCCCCTTGTCGTAGCCCCGGCGCCCGTGGCTGCGGCCGCAGCGGGCGCAGTCGCGGGTGACGCGATGCCGCGCAAGCGCCGCCGCCGTGGTGGTCGCGGTCGCCGCCACGAGGTCGAGGCCAGCAAGGCTGCGGTTGCTGCCGCCGCACCCAGTGCCGCCAGTACGCATGTGCCCGCGATGCGTCGCCACGAGCCGCGCACCGCTGCGCATTCCGGTGAGCCAGGCGCGGCGCACGTGCATGCGCCCAAGCCGGGATTCCTGCGCCGCATCGCACGGCTGTTCCGCAAGCGCTGA
- a CDS encoding cell division ATP-binding protein FtsE produces the protein MLCGLVRDVEPVIRFEQVSKRYPGNANALEALSFALAPAEMAFVTGHSGAGKSTLLKLIGLLERPSHGAVTVAGRNLAQMRQRGIAQHRRMIGMVFQDHHLLLDRSVQANVELPLVVAGIPAEERAKRARAALEKVGLGGMEQRLPVRLSTGEQQRVGIARAIVARPAVLLADEPTGNLDPQLAVEIMGLFAEFQAIGTTVLVATHDLVLIKRIRKRVLVLDHGRLVDDVPATEVAA, from the coding sequence ATGCTTTGCGGCCTCGTGCGAGACGTTGAGCCCGTGATCCGATTCGAACAGGTCAGCAAGCGCTACCCGGGGAACGCCAATGCGCTCGAAGCGCTGAGCTTTGCCCTGGCGCCAGCCGAGATGGCCTTTGTCACCGGCCATTCGGGCGCGGGCAAAAGCACCCTGCTCAAGCTGATCGGCCTGCTGGAACGCCCCAGCCACGGCGCGGTCACCGTGGCCGGACGCAATCTGGCGCAAATGCGCCAGCGTGGCATCGCCCAGCACCGGCGCATGATCGGCATGGTGTTTCAGGATCACCACCTGCTGCTCGATCGCAGCGTGCAAGCCAATGTCGAGTTGCCGCTAGTGGTAGCCGGCATACCCGCCGAGGAGCGCGCAAAGCGCGCGCGCGCGGCACTGGAGAAGGTGGGACTGGGCGGCATGGAACAGCGCCTGCCGGTGCGCTTGTCCACCGGCGAGCAGCAGCGCGTCGGCATCGCGCGCGCCATCGTCGCGCGTCCGGCGGTGTTGCTGGCGGACGAGCCCACCGGCAATCTTGATCCGCAACTGGCGGTGGAGATCATGGGCCTGTTCGCCGAGTTTCAGGCGATCGGCACCACGGTGCTGGTGGCCACGCATGATCTGGTCCTGATCAAGCGCATCCGCAAGCGCGTGCTGGTGCTCGATCACGGGCGCCTGGTCGATGATGTGCCCGCCACCGAGGTGGCCGCATGA
- a CDS encoding cell division protein FtsX, whose translation MNSREQAATRRGAPARWWRAHRWALGQSLLRLRERPLGTALTVAVMGLALALPLSFYLVQINLDRLGQALGTQQALNVFLKQDQTQAQAEALARTLRADPAVAAVTLKSPAAGLSELAALQGFGPALAALPDNPLPWVLVLRPRATAAPAAVRALATRLRGNSAVALVQDQGPLRARMDALTGFGRRVMQVLGALLALAAVLVVGASVRSDIQSRVDEIHVLQLVGASAAFVRRPYLYAGFWLGLLSGAVAVIVVLLLELALAAPAAQLDASWGGRLGFAALRATPLVVLLACAAMLGWLGARVASARHLAAGAPN comes from the coding sequence ATGAATTCACGCGAGCAGGCGGCGACGCGACGCGGCGCGCCGGCGCGCTGGTGGCGCGCGCACCGCTGGGCACTGGGGCAAAGCCTGCTGCGCCTGCGCGAGCGTCCGTTGGGCACCGCGCTGACCGTGGCGGTGATGGGGCTGGCGCTGGCCCTGCCGCTGAGTTTTTATCTGGTGCAGATCAATCTCGATCGCCTGGGTCAGGCACTCGGCACGCAGCAGGCACTCAACGTGTTCCTCAAGCAGGATCAAACCCAGGCGCAGGCCGAGGCTTTGGCGCGTACGCTGCGCGCCGATCCCGCGGTGGCCGCGGTCACACTGAAATCCCCAGCCGCGGGTCTGTCCGAGCTGGCTGCGCTGCAGGGCTTTGGTCCGGCGCTGGCGGCGTTGCCGGACAATCCCTTGCCGTGGGTGCTAGTGCTGCGTCCGCGTGCTACCGCTGCGCCCGCCGCGGTGCGCGCGCTGGCGACACGCTTGCGTGGCAACAGCGCGGTGGCGCTGGTGCAGGATCAGGGCCCACTGCGTGCGCGCATGGACGCGCTGACCGGGTTCGGCCGGCGCGTGATGCAGGTGCTGGGTGCGCTACTGGCGCTGGCCGCGGTGCTGGTCGTCGGCGCCAGCGTGCGCAGCGACATCCAGAGCCGTGTCGATGAAATCCACGTGTTGCAACTGGTCGGCGCCAGCGCGGCGTTCGTACGCCGCCCCTATCTGTATGCAGGGTTCTGGCTGGGGCTGCTCAGCGGTGCCGTGGCAGTGATCGTGGTGCTGCTGCTGGAGCTGGCGCTGGCAGCGCCGGCGGCGCAGCTCGATGCCTCTTGGGGTGGGCGGCTGGGCTTCGCGGCGCTGCGTGCGACCCCGCTGGTTGTGCTGCTGGCCTGCGCGGCTATGCTGGGCTGGCTCGGCGCGCGGGTGGCTAGTGCGCGTCATCTCGCCGCCGGCGCGCCCAATTGA
- a CDS encoding response regulator has translation MHTGIARHLPSDTPRVMVVDGSRVVRRMIEQLLLKELPGVSMVSCDSGAEALQAVLGAPVDFVTTALRLPDMDGMELARALRQQVQQAYMPIVVVSGDVTERLEARALGEDVTDYFDKALGFPALAAFIRGYVRAEQKASGAVLYVEDSRVVALATRRMMEKCGLTVLHSISAEDALALLETAHAQGRIGADVVLTDVNLKGALSGADLIARVRGEFGYGKGRLPILVMTGDDNARNQAALLKAGANDLVQKPIEERLLITKLLFQLRVSQHLRQRTGVA, from the coding sequence ATGCATACCGGCATTGCCCGCCACCTGCCGAGCGACACCCCGCGCGTCATGGTCGTCGATGGCTCGCGCGTGGTGCGGCGCATGATCGAACAACTGCTGCTCAAGGAATTGCCTGGCGTCAGCATGGTGTCCTGCGACAGTGGCGCCGAGGCGCTGCAGGCCGTACTTGGCGCGCCGGTGGATTTCGTGACCACGGCCTTGCGCCTGCCTGACATGGACGGCATGGAACTGGCGCGCGCGCTGCGCCAGCAGGTGCAGCAGGCGTACATGCCGATCGTGGTGGTGTCCGGCGATGTCACCGAACGCCTGGAGGCGCGCGCGCTGGGCGAGGACGTCACCGATTATTTCGACAAGGCGCTGGGCTTTCCGGCCCTGGCCGCGTTCATCCGCGGCTATGTGCGCGCCGAGCAGAAGGCCAGCGGCGCGGTGCTCTACGTCGAGGACAGCCGCGTGGTGGCCCTGGCGACGCGGCGCATGATGGAAAAATGCGGCCTTACCGTGTTGCACTCGATCAGCGCCGAGGACGCGCTGGCACTGCTGGAAACCGCGCATGCGCAAGGTCGCATCGGCGCCGATGTCGTGCTGACCGACGTCAACCTCAAGGGTGCGCTGTCCGGCGCGGATCTGATCGCGCGGGTGCGCGGCGAGTTCGGCTACGGCAAGGGCCGTTTGCCCATTCTGGTGATGACCGGCGATGACAATGCGCGCAACCAGGCCGCGCTGCTCAAAGCCGGCGCCAACGATCTGGTGCAAAAGCCCATCGAGGAGCGCCTGCTGATCACCAAGTTGTTGTTCCAGTTGCGTGTGTCGCAGCACTTGCGCCAGCGCACCGGGGTGGCCTGA
- the ung gene encoding uracil-DNA glycosylase, producing MPEPRLEASWKAQLGDYFQRPEMLALAAFLRAEKAAGKVIYPPGAEIFSALDHTPFERVRVVILGQDPYHGPGQAHGLCFSVRPGVPIPPSLVNIYAELKRDVGFVPPDHGCLLPWAARGVLLLNAVLTVEAGRAGSHQGRGWEGFTDRIVALLNERREGLVFMLWGSYAQAKGALVDARRHKVLKAPHPSPLSAHRGFIGCAHFSQCHAYQLGRGAAPLDWTLPACSALSP from the coding sequence GTGCCTGAGCCGCGTCTCGAAGCGAGCTGGAAGGCGCAACTGGGCGATTATTTTCAGCGCCCGGAGATGCTGGCCCTGGCGGCCTTCCTGCGTGCCGAAAAGGCTGCCGGGAAAGTGATCTATCCGCCCGGCGCGGAGATTTTCAGCGCGCTGGATCACACGCCATTCGAGCGCGTGCGCGTGGTGATCCTTGGTCAAGATCCTTACCACGGCCCCGGCCAGGCGCATGGGCTGTGTTTTTCGGTGCGGCCTGGTGTGCCGATACCGCCATCGTTGGTCAACATCTACGCCGAACTCAAGCGCGATGTGGGCTTCGTCCCGCCGGATCACGGGTGCCTGCTGCCCTGGGCTGCGCGCGGCGTGCTGCTGCTGAACGCGGTGCTGACGGTCGAGGCTGGACGCGCCGGATCGCATCAGGGCAGGGGCTGGGAGGGATTCACCGATCGCATTGTGGCGCTGCTCAATGAACGCCGCGAGGGCCTGGTGTTCATGCTCTGGGGCAGCTACGCACAGGCCAAGGGGGCGCTGGTGGATGCGCGCCGCCACAAAGTGCTCAAGGCGCCGCATCCCTCGCCGCTGTCGGCGCACCGCGGGTTCATTGGCTGCGCGCATTTTTCGCAGTGCCACGCCTATCAGCTCGGCCGCGGCGCTGCGCCGCTGGATTGGACGCTGCCGGCGTGCTCCGCCTTGAGCCCCTGA
- the rpoH gene encoding RNA polymerase sigma factor RpoH, whose product MSQSLAKRSWTLPSPVGSLDAYIGAVHRIPMLSVEDEQQLAREFRDQGNLDAAKALVVAHLRFVVHVARGYSGYGLPLGDLVQEGNIGLMKAVKRFDPDMGVRLVSFAVHWIRAEMHEYILRNWRIVKVATTKAQRKLFFNLRKSKKRLGWLNAEEVRTVAKDLGVPEATVLEMEARLSNYDVAFDAPGDADDDAPPSPAAYLEDHSADPYRAVAEADQEDRDLDSLRNAMTQLDARAQDIIRRRWLDDASKVTLQDLADEYGVSAERIRQIEASALKKMRASFAA is encoded by the coding sequence ATGAGTCAATCTCTGGCGAAGCGTTCCTGGACCTTGCCGAGTCCGGTGGGCAGTCTTGATGCTTATATCGGCGCCGTGCATCGCATTCCCATGCTCAGCGTCGAGGACGAGCAGCAATTGGCGCGCGAATTCCGCGACCAAGGCAATCTCGATGCCGCCAAGGCACTGGTCGTGGCGCATCTGCGCTTCGTGGTGCACGTGGCGCGTGGCTATTCCGGTTACGGCCTGCCCCTGGGTGATCTGGTGCAGGAAGGCAACATCGGCCTGATGAAGGCGGTCAAGCGCTTCGACCCGGACATGGGGGTGCGTCTGGTCAGCTTCGCCGTGCACTGGATCCGCGCCGAAATGCACGAATACATCCTGCGCAACTGGCGCATCGTCAAGGTGGCCACCACCAAGGCGCAGCGCAAGCTGTTCTTCAACCTGCGCAAGAGCAAGAAACGCCTGGGCTGGTTGAACGCCGAGGAAGTGCGTACCGTGGCCAAGGATCTGGGTGTGCCCGAGGCCACCGTGCTGGAAATGGAAGCGCGGTTGAGCAATTACGACGTGGCGTTCGATGCCCCCGGCGATGCCGATGACGACGCACCACCGTCCCCTGCCGCGTATCTGGAAGACCACTCCGCCGATCCTTATCGCGCGGTGGCCGAGGCCGATCAGGAAGATCGTGATCTGGACAGCTTGCGCAACGCCATGACGCAACTGGATGCGCGCGCGCAGGACATCATCCGCCGGCGCTGGCTGGATGACGCCAGCAAGGTAACACTGCAGGATCTGGCCGATGAATACGGCGTGTCCGCCGAGCGCATCCGCCAGATCGAGGCCAGTGCACTGAAGAAAATGCGCGCCAGCTTCGCTGCCTGA